Proteins from a single region of Amblyomma americanum isolate KBUSLIRL-KWMA chromosome 10, ASM5285725v1, whole genome shotgun sequence:
- the IFT52 gene encoding intraflagellar transport 52, with translation MRLAASSESMGEKVFSILFDSSKNELFSVGDGYKVLQRRLKSMWQVHSGNSQISSDALSGTDVLVLGGPRQKFTETEFSALREFVTQGGRLLVLVGEGGERRFQTNINFLLEEFGIVVNSDAVVRTAYHKYPHPKEALISDGVLNRAVTRALENTALDADSSNNRGLTFVYPFGATLNIAKPAVALLSTGSCSFPVARPVCALYIGQKGVAGRIVVLGSCHLLADQYLDKEDNSKVKDVLFHFLTSEQVQLNAIDAGDPEVFDYNPIPSLGTIADAPFCCLQEGEELPNDHMELFRKQLYTLDNSMLPAIIGAYEELGVPHEPLRLISPQFECPLPPLQPAVFPPCFREPNGPPLELFDLDEELSSESRRLAQLANKCTDADLHYFLLQCGQVLGISTTSGDPKHIIEHVLARLVEFRKLNQCGDPMPGTLEEQDIIADQDTL, from the exons ATGCGACTAGCGGCTTCCAGTGAGTCAATGGGCGAGAAAGTATTTTCAATACTATTCGACTCGTCAAAGAACGAGCTCTTCAGTGTCGGCGATGGCTACAAGGTGCTGCAGAGGCGGCTCAAAAGCATGTGGCAGGTGCACAG CGGCAATTCGCAGATATCGTCCGATGCATTGTCCGGCACTGACGTTCTTGTGCTGGGTGGTCCTCGGCAAAAATTTACGGAAACCGAG TTTTCAGCCCTCCGAGAGTTTGTAACACAAGGGGGCCGACTGTTGGTTCTGGTCGGTGAAGGTGGAGAACGTCGTTTCCAGACCAACATAAATTTTCTGCTTGAAGAATTTGGCATTGTTGTCAACAGTG atgcggtagtcaggaCAGCATATCACAAGTACCCCCACCCAAAAGAAGCATTAATATCTGATGGGGTCCTCAACAGAGCAGTTACCAGAGCTTTGGAGAACACAGCCCTCGACGCTGATAGCAGCAATAATCG GGGTCTCACATTCGTCTACCCATTTGGTGCAACACTGAATATTGCTAAGCCTGCAGTGGCTCTTCTTTCAACTGGAAGCTGCTCTTTTCCTGTGGCACGCCCAGTCTGTGCGCTCTACATCGGACAGAAG GGAGTCGCAGGGAGAATAGTGGTGCTCGGATCATGCCACCTGCTCGCTGATCAGTACTTGGACAAGGAAGACAACAGCAAAGTGAAG GATGTGCTCTTCCATTTCCTGACCAGCGAACAAGTGCAGCTGAACGCCATTGATGCAGGGGACCCTGAAGTGTTTGACTACAATCCCATCCCTTCACTGGGCACCATTGCTGATGCCCCCTTCTGCTGTCTCCAAGAGGGCGAAGAACTCCCCAATGACCACATGGAGCTCTTCCGCAAGCAACTCTACACTCTTGATAACTCCATGCTCCCCGCAATCATTGG TGCCTACGAAGAACTTGGCGTACCTCATGAGCCCCTGCGACTGATAAGCCCACAGTTTGAGTGCCCCTTGCCGCCCCTTCAACCTGCG GTTTTTCCACCATGCTTCCGAGAACCGAATGGGCCGCCCTTGGAACTGTTTGATCTGGATGAGGAGCTGAGCTCAGAGAGTCGCCGCCTTGCTCAGCTTGCCAACAAGTGCACTGACGCGGACTTGCACTATTTCCTGCTCCAGTGTGGACAGGTGCTGGGTATCAGCACAACTTCGGGCGACCCAAAGCACATTATTGAGCATGTGCTGGCACGCCTCGTCGAGTTTCGAAAGCTAAACCAG TGTGGAGACCCAATGCCTGGGACATTAGAAGAGCAAGACATCATAGCAGACCAGGACACTTTGTGA